A stretch of the Paenibacillus dendritiformis genome encodes the following:
- a CDS encoding SMP-30/gluconolactonase/LRE family protein — translation MKAEMLYDDRAALGEGPVWDERTQRLYWVDITGRAIHYAEPASGKRETMAVPSYAGAVALTESGRRLLCVLQDGFYFVHPDTKELGRIGDPVLHSGQMRFNDAKCDPAGRLLAGTLSLIEGKLSLSKGEGEASLYRLDPDGKVVTLLEGITLSNGMGWSPDGGTMYYIDTPTIRVDAFDYDVARGELGNRRPVIRISDGEGIPDGMTVDAEGMVWVAHWGGARITRWNPETGEQLAAVPIPAAHTTSLCFGGPSYRELYVTTARTGMKEEQLEQQPYAGGVFRVEPQVAGLPPSRFDDRLLP, via the coding sequence ATGAAAGCGGAGATGTTATATGATGACAGAGCGGCGCTCGGCGAAGGGCCGGTATGGGATGAGCGCACGCAGCGCCTCTACTGGGTTGATATTACGGGAAGGGCGATCCATTATGCTGAGCCTGCATCCGGGAAGCGGGAGACGATGGCCGTGCCCAGCTATGCCGGCGCCGTCGCCTTGACGGAATCGGGGCGTCGCCTGCTGTGCGTGCTGCAGGACGGCTTCTATTTCGTTCACCCGGATACGAAGGAACTCGGCCGTATCGGCGACCCGGTTCTTCATTCGGGACAGATGAGGTTCAATGACGCGAAATGTGATCCGGCAGGCCGTCTGCTGGCGGGAACGCTCAGCCTAATCGAAGGAAAGCTGAGCCTGTCCAAGGGAGAAGGGGAGGCTTCCCTCTACCGATTGGATCCGGATGGCAAGGTCGTCACCCTGTTGGAAGGCATCACGCTGTCGAACGGGATGGGCTGGAGTCCGGACGGCGGAACGATGTATTATATCGATACCCCGACGATACGGGTCGATGCGTTCGACTATGATGTGGCGCGGGGCGAACTCGGCAACCGCCGTCCCGTCATCCGCATCTCCGATGGAGAAGGGATTCCCGACGGGATGACCGTCGACGCCGAGGGGATGGTATGGGTGGCTCATTGGGGCGGCGCCCGTATTACGCGCTGGAATCCGGAGACGGGAGAGCAGCTCGCAGCCGTGCCGATTCCTGCGGCGCATACGACCTCGCTCTGCTTCGGCGGCCCTTCGTACCGCGAGCTGTATGTCACGACAGCGCGTACCGGGATGAAGGAGGAGCAGCTCGAGCAGCAGCCTTATGCGGGCGGCGTATTCCGCGTCGAGCCCCAAGTGGCTGGTCTGCCCCCGAGCCGCTTCGATGATCGGCTGCTGCCGTGA
- a CDS encoding dihydrodipicolinate synthase family protein, which produces MKQRSALQGIIPPVITVFDEHGQLDTAGMGRMIDYLTEAGVHGLFFLGSAGEFFHMSAEQRKQVAEFAIRYTNGRLPVLIGTGSSRTDEAIELSRHAESAGADAVVVLNPYAAKLSGEQLYRHYADIAESVSLPVYIYNYPGLTGQEVKPSIVAALAAAYPNIAGVKQTVQQIEPILEVIRDVKGQRPEFAVFAGYDHLLLETLIAGGDGAVPASANFAPHLTCGLYEAYRRSDLAAIADTQRKLFRIVSEVYPLEAPFFHTIKEAVRASGIPIPTHVLAPARPLTPELREELGKLLERHELLRMLQGS; this is translated from the coding sequence ATGAAGCAACGCAGTGCATTGCAGGGGATTATTCCGCCGGTCATTACGGTATTCGACGAGCACGGTCAGCTCGATACCGCGGGCATGGGGCGGATGATTGATTATTTGACGGAAGCCGGCGTTCATGGCTTGTTTTTTCTCGGCTCAGCGGGTGAATTCTTTCACATGTCGGCTGAGCAGCGTAAGCAGGTCGCTGAATTCGCGATCCGGTATACGAACGGTCGCCTTCCGGTTCTCATCGGAACCGGCTCGAGCCGCACAGACGAAGCAATCGAGCTCAGCCGCCACGCCGAGTCGGCCGGCGCGGATGCGGTCGTCGTCCTCAATCCGTACGCCGCGAAGCTAAGCGGCGAGCAGCTGTACCGTCATTATGCCGACATCGCCGAATCGGTGTCGCTGCCGGTATACATTTACAATTATCCGGGCCTGACCGGGCAAGAGGTGAAGCCGTCCATCGTGGCTGCATTGGCCGCGGCGTATCCCAACATTGCCGGAGTCAAGCAGACGGTGCAGCAGATCGAGCCGATTTTGGAGGTGATCCGCGATGTGAAGGGGCAGCGGCCGGAGTTCGCGGTGTTCGCCGGCTACGATCATCTTCTGCTGGAGACGCTGATCGCGGGAGGCGACGGCGCGGTTCCGGCGAGCGCGAACTTCGCGCCGCATCTGACATGCGGGCTGTACGAGGCCTACCGGCGCAGCGATCTGGCGGCCATCGCCGATACTCAGCGGAAGCTGTTCCGGATCGTGTCTGAGGTGTATCCGTTAGAAGCCCCGTTCTTCCATACGATTAAGGAAGCGGTCCGGGCCTCCGGCATTCCTATACCGACCCATGTCCTGGCGCCGGCCCGGCCGCTAACCCCGGAACTGCGGGAGGAGCTGGGGAAGCTGCTGGAGCGCCACGAGCTGCTGCGCATGCTCCAAGGAAGCTGA
- a CDS encoding sensor histidine kinase: MIERRGGGHPDAARFLWKLLFLVGIWLGGAFAITMCGLAALRFIMHAVDIPPLWKLYRLLSSIMDVEGMALVGTGVLFIAGLLLLLGAEAVYYGQIKDSLVRLADGEAASPLPVRRSAAELGEAADAVNRLSREMSAARETQHAAAERMNRLMTELSHEVRTPLTSILGYLQLIAEDGYRDEVELRHYVQIARDKALHLSRAVNRRFELARLPQVPEREAWHPVDVRRLLMQLAEEHQSRPERPRLAIALDCADDGGQPMMIYGDGTRLMEAFEMLIAETARAGRPYGPIRIGLFEAEEEAVVQIRNDGVRGAVVPSREEGMLRPAERLPGRDERLGGGWAEAREIVASHGGTVAVFGPYPRNAYEVRLPLLRAWDAAAEA; encoded by the coding sequence ATGATAGAGAGGCGAGGGGGAGGCCATCCAGACGCGGCCCGCTTCCTATGGAAGCTGCTGTTTCTCGTTGGCATTTGGTTAGGCGGCGCTTTTGCGATCACGATGTGCGGGTTGGCCGCTTTGCGCTTCATAATGCATGCGGTCGATATTCCACCGTTGTGGAAGCTTTACCGCCTTCTGTCTTCCATCATGGATGTCGAAGGCATGGCGCTGGTGGGGACCGGGGTGCTGTTCATCGCGGGCCTGCTGTTGCTTCTCGGCGCCGAAGCGGTCTATTACGGGCAGATCAAGGACAGTCTCGTCCGCCTCGCAGATGGGGAAGCTGCGAGCCCGCTTCCCGTCAGACGATCGGCGGCGGAGTTAGGCGAAGCGGCGGATGCCGTCAACCGGCTGTCGCGGGAGATGTCTGCGGCCCGGGAGACCCAGCATGCGGCGGCCGAGCGGATGAATAGGCTCATGACCGAACTGTCGCATGAGGTGCGTACGCCGCTGACATCGATCCTGGGGTACTTGCAGTTGATCGCGGAAGACGGGTATAGGGATGAAGTGGAGCTGCGCCATTATGTTCAGATTGCGCGCGACAAGGCGCTGCACTTGAGCCGGGCGGTCAACCGGCGGTTCGAACTGGCAAGACTGCCTCAGGTTCCCGAACGGGAAGCGTGGCATCCCGTCGATGTGCGTCGGCTGCTGATGCAGCTCGCGGAAGAGCACCAATCCCGTCCGGAGCGGCCGAGGCTTGCGATCGCGCTGGACTGTGCGGACGACGGCGGGCAGCCGATGATGATATACGGGGACGGGACCCGGCTCATGGAAGCGTTCGAGATGCTGATAGCTGAAACGGCGCGGGCGGGCCGGCCTTATGGACCGATCCGAATCGGATTGTTCGAGGCAGAGGAGGAGGCCGTCGTCCAGATTCGGAACGACGGCGTTCGCGGAGCGGTTGTGCCGAGCCGCGAGGAAGGCATGCTCCGGCCGGCCGAGCGGCTGCCTGGGCGGGATGAACGGCTAGGCGGCGGCTGGGCGGAAGCCCGGGAAATCGTGGCTTCGCATGGCGGAACGGTTGCCGTATTCGGCCCATATCCGCGCAACGCCTATGAGGTCCGCCTTCCTTTGTTGCGCGCCTGGGATGCCGCCGCCGAGGCTTGA